The following proteins are co-located in the Haloarcula marismortui ATCC 43049 genome:
- a CDS encoding PAS domain S-box protein — protein sequence MTPETAGVGDARVRVLYVGTDSDDTETLSTALERENNRFTVETARTVDEAMARLAAEPVDCLVSDYRLSNGNGIELLETVRDEYPALPFIIYTAQGSEAVASEAISAGVTDYLRKEPGAKQYAGLANRISDAVDHSRSQQAVSERNRALQSYERMVNSMQEAACIYDAEDRFEIVNETIAEWYDTTRNELEGQTSRLVPRIRAEGETDCYQELLDGTREKLSGEIETEFPGHGHAVVAYQLTPLVVDGTIDGIVGVARDVTEQKERERELLRNKRAIDEAPVGVTITDPNQPDNPLIYANDHYRELTGYSLPELLGKNCRILQGENTDPEPVDALRDAIDAGEQVSVELRNYRKDGTEFWNRVRIAPVRDDDGTVVNYVGFQQDTTERKRREKRLEETSSRLEALFENSPDMIDVLDADGTICEVNQRFCAELGYDESEVLGRSIWEFDLMFDAEDVQTQLSGFSVDERRKFEGLYERRDGSTMSVEVHLLRFNLEGEDRFLAISRDITERKEREQELEQQNEQLEQFASVVSHDLRNPLTVARGQLELLREESDSEHIDAIDTAHQRMDTLIDDLLTLARDGASPASPVVVDLEQFVQTCWQNVDTKAATLRTDIDRPIRADESRLRQLFENLVRNAVEHGGDDVSVTVGELADGFYVEDNGAGIPEPERGDVFSAGYSTAVEGTGFGLSIVKQVADAHGWTVRVVSGADGGARFEFTDVDAVSE from the coding sequence ATTCGGACGACACCGAGACGCTGTCGACGGCTCTCGAACGCGAGAACAACCGCTTCACCGTCGAAACGGCTCGCACCGTCGACGAGGCTATGGCAAGGTTGGCTGCCGAGCCTGTCGACTGTCTCGTTTCCGACTACCGCCTGTCCAATGGGAACGGCATCGAGCTTCTGGAAACGGTCCGCGACGAGTACCCGGCCCTGCCGTTTATTATTTACACCGCACAGGGGAGCGAGGCAGTCGCCAGCGAGGCAATTTCGGCCGGTGTGACGGACTACCTCAGGAAAGAGCCGGGTGCCAAACAGTATGCCGGGCTGGCGAACCGAATCAGTGACGCCGTCGACCACTCCCGCTCACAGCAGGCGGTCAGCGAGCGGAACCGAGCGCTCCAGAGCTACGAGCGGATGGTCAACTCCATGCAGGAGGCTGCCTGTATTTACGATGCCGAAGACCGGTTCGAAATCGTCAACGAGACCATCGCAGAGTGGTACGACACGACGCGCAATGAGCTCGAAGGACAGACCAGTAGACTCGTTCCGCGTATTCGAGCCGAGGGTGAGACAGACTGTTATCAGGAACTGCTCGACGGAACGCGGGAGAAACTTAGCGGCGAAATCGAAACGGAGTTCCCCGGCCACGGACACGCGGTGGTCGCGTACCAACTAACGCCGCTGGTCGTCGATGGTACTATCGACGGCATCGTCGGCGTAGCTCGTGATGTTACCGAGCAGAAAGAGCGCGAACGGGAGCTACTCCGGAACAAGCGCGCGATAGACGAGGCCCCGGTCGGCGTCACCATCACTGACCCCAACCAGCCGGACAACCCGCTGATCTACGCTAACGACCACTACCGCGAGCTGACTGGCTACTCGCTCCCGGAGCTGCTCGGGAAGAACTGCCGAATACTTCAGGGCGAGAACACCGACCCGGAGCCTGTCGATGCACTACGGGACGCTATCGACGCAGGGGAGCAGGTGTCGGTCGAACTCCGGAACTACCGAAAAGACGGGACCGAGTTCTGGAACCGGGTTCGGATCGCGCCAGTTCGCGACGACGACGGCACAGTCGTCAACTACGTCGGGTTCCAGCAGGATACCACCGAGCGGAAGCGCCGCGAGAAACGATTAGAGGAAACGTCATCGCGGCTCGAAGCCCTCTTCGAGAACTCGCCTGATATGATCGATGTGCTCGACGCCGACGGAACGATTTGCGAGGTGAACCAGCGATTCTGCGCGGAACTGGGGTACGACGAAAGCGAGGTGCTTGGACGGTCGATCTGGGAGTTCGACCTGATGTTCGACGCCGAGGACGTGCAGACCCAGCTTTCCGGGTTCAGTGTCGACGAGCGCCGCAAGTTCGAAGGCCTGTACGAACGCCGCGACGGGTCGACGATGTCGGTCGAAGTGCATTTGCTTCGATTCAATCTCGAAGGAGAGGATCGCTTCCTGGCGATCAGTCGAGACATCACGGAGCGAAAGGAGCGCGAGCAGGAACTCGAACAGCAAAATGAACAGCTCGAACAGTTCGCCAGCGTCGTTAGTCACGACCTGCGGAACCCGTTGACCGTTGCACGCGGACAGCTCGAACTCCTACGTGAGGAATCTGACAGCGAGCATATCGACGCTATCGACACTGCACACCAGCGCATGGATACGCTCATCGATGACTTGCTTACGCTCGCACGCGATGGTGCGTCACCCGCTTCGCCCGTCGTGGTTGACCTCGAACAGTTTGTCCAGACGTGCTGGCAAAACGTCGATACGAAAGCCGCGACGCTCCGCACTGACATAGACCGGCCCATCCGCGCCGACGAAAGTCGCCTCCGTCAACTGTTCGAGAATCTCGTCCGCAATGCGGTCGAACACGGCGGTGACGACGTGAGCGTGACGGTCGGCGAACTGGCTGACGGCTTCTACGTTGAGGACAACGGTGCCGGTATTCCAGAGCCCGAGCGCGGGGACGTGTTTTCAGCCGGCTACTCGACCGCGGTAGAGGGAACCGGATTCGGCCTGAGCATCGTGAAACAGGTCGCCGACGCCCACGGCTGGACGGTCCGAGTCGTCAGCGGGGCTGACGGCGGCGCGCGGTTCGAATTTACCGACGTTGACGCCGTGTCCGAATAG
- the mvk gene encoding mevalonate kinase, producing the protein MVTSSAPGKVYLFGEHAVVYGEPAVPCAIERRVHVTATEIDEGLRIHANDLQLDGFTVEYSGDGESHPDVDVAESLVEAGMGYVNEAVAQARDAADAPEAGFEISVEGDIPLGAGLGSSAALVVAAIDAATRELGVELSASDIADRAYQVEHAVQDGQASRADTFCSAMGGAVRVEGDDCRRLEGIDTLPFVIGYDGGAGDTGALVAGVRDLRGKYDFAADTVAAIGDIVREGESVLGTGDYERLGELMDFNHGLLSALGVSSRSLDSMVWAARDADAHGAKLTGAGGGGCIVALDETDDALTALKYTPGCEDVFRAELDTDGVRQE; encoded by the coding sequence ATGGTCACGTCGAGCGCTCCCGGGAAAGTGTACCTGTTTGGGGAGCACGCGGTCGTCTACGGCGAGCCGGCGGTGCCCTGCGCCATTGAGCGGCGGGTGCACGTGACGGCAACCGAGATCGACGAGGGATTACGTATTCACGCGAACGACTTGCAACTGGATGGCTTTACTGTCGAGTACTCCGGTGACGGGGAGAGCCATCCGGACGTGGATGTCGCCGAATCGCTCGTCGAAGCTGGGATGGGATACGTCAACGAAGCGGTCGCACAGGCCCGTGACGCGGCCGATGCCCCTGAAGCAGGCTTCGAGATATCTGTGGAAGGCGACATCCCGCTTGGGGCGGGGCTGGGCTCGTCGGCCGCGCTCGTCGTCGCGGCGATAGACGCGGCGACCAGAGAACTCGGCGTCGAACTGTCAGCGAGCGATATTGCCGACCGCGCCTATCAGGTTGAACACGCAGTTCAGGACGGGCAAGCCTCGCGGGCGGACACGTTTTGCTCGGCGATGGGCGGGGCGGTCCGCGTGGAAGGCGACGACTGCCGGCGGCTGGAGGGCATCGACACCCTCCCCTTCGTCATCGGCTACGACGGCGGGGCCGGCGATACTGGGGCGTTGGTCGCCGGCGTCCGGGACCTCCGTGGAAAGTACGATTTCGCCGCCGACACCGTCGCAGCAATCGGCGACATCGTCCGCGAGGGCGAGTCAGTACTGGGAACGGGCGACTACGAACGGCTCGGGGAGCTGATGGATTTCAACCACGGACTGCTCTCGGCGCTGGGCGTCTCCTCGCGGTCGCTGGACTCGATGGTGTGGGCGGCCCGCGACGCCGACGCCCACGGCGCGAAACTCACCGGGGCCGGCGGCGGCGGCTGTATCGTCGCACTGGACGAAACGGACGACGCGCTCACCGCGCTGAAGTACACGCCGGGGTGTGAGGATGTCTTCCGGGCCGAGCTGGACACCGACGGAGTCCGGCAGGAATGA
- a CDS encoding isopentenyl phosphate kinase, which translates to MTVVLKLGGSVITDKDDPETVDRAALSAAVSAIAESPVGEDIVIVHGGGSFGHHHAADYGVSTTEGTHDVDGVQAIHGAMCRLNAAVVDALSGAGVPAVPVHPFSAATRDADSDLSLPTAQVTTLLDEGFVPVLHGDLVAHAGAGATVLSGDELVVELAPAVDADRVGVCSTVPGVLDEDGVVIDRIEAFEAVAPALGGSDATDVSGGMAGKVRALLALSAPALVFGPDALSAFLAGESPGTTIAGDDAD; encoded by the coding sequence ATGACGGTCGTCCTCAAACTCGGCGGGAGCGTCATCACGGATAAAGACGACCCTGAGACGGTCGACCGGGCTGCGTTGTCGGCCGCGGTGTCAGCTATCGCCGAATCGCCGGTCGGCGAGGATATCGTCATCGTGCACGGCGGCGGGAGCTTCGGCCATCACCACGCCGCCGACTACGGCGTCAGCACGACCGAGGGGACCCACGATGTCGACGGCGTGCAGGCCATCCACGGTGCGATGTGCCGCCTCAACGCCGCCGTCGTAGATGCGCTCTCCGGGGCAGGCGTTCCGGCTGTTCCGGTCCACCCGTTCTCGGCGGCCACACGCGACGCCGACAGTGACCTTTCGCTGCCGACGGCGCAGGTCACGACGCTGCTCGACGAGGGGTTTGTCCCGGTCCTCCACGGCGACCTCGTCGCACACGCCGGTGCGGGCGCGACGGTTCTGAGCGGCGACGAACTGGTCGTCGAACTCGCGCCCGCTGTCGACGCCGACCGCGTCGGCGTCTGCTCGACCGTTCCCGGCGTTCTCGATGAAGACGGGGTCGTCATCGACCGCATCGAGGCATTCGAGGCTGTAGCACCGGCCCTTGGTGGGAGCGACGCGACGGACGTGTCGGGCGGGATGGCCGGCAAGGTCCGTGCGCTGCTCGCACTCTCGGCCCCTGCGCTCGTGTTCGGCCCTGACGCGCTCTCCGCGTTTCTCGCCGGTGAGAGTCCGGGGACGACTATCGCTGGTGATGACGCCGATTGA
- a CDS encoding ribonuclease J, with protein MEVEIATIGGYEAVGRQMTAVRAGDDVVIFDMGLNLSKVLIHDNVETERMHSLDLIDMGAIPDDRVMSDLEGDVKAIVPTHGHLDHIGAISKLAHRYDAPIVATPFTIELVKQQIKSEEKFGVQNDLVKMDAGETMSIGERNELEFVNVTHSIIDAINPVLHTPEGSVVYGLDKRMDHSPVIGDPIDMKRFREIGREGEGVLCYIEDCTNAGKKGRTPSESVARRHLKDVMDSVADYDGGIVATTFSSHIARVKSLVEFADDIGRQPVLLGRSMEKYSGTAERLDFVDFPEDLGMYGHRKSVDRTFKRIMNEGKENFLPIVTGHQGEPRAMLTRMGRGETPYELDDGDKVLFSARVIPEPTNEGQRYQSEKLLGMQGARIYDDIHVSGHLREEGHYEMIDALQPKNIIPAHQSLEGFAPYVDLAENMGYKAGRDLHITRNGNMIKLTE; from the coding sequence ATGGAAGTCGAAATTGCGACAATTGGCGGTTACGAGGCTGTAGGCCGACAGATGACGGCCGTCCGTGCAGGGGACGACGTCGTCATCTTCGACATGGGCCTGAACCTCTCGAAGGTACTGATTCACGACAACGTCGAGACGGAACGGATGCACTCGCTGGACCTCATCGACATGGGTGCCATCCCGGACGACCGGGTCATGTCCGACCTGGAAGGCGACGTGAAGGCTATCGTCCCGACACACGGTCACCTGGACCACATCGGCGCGATATCCAAGCTCGCCCACCGCTACGACGCACCTATTGTTGCGACGCCTTTCACCATCGAACTCGTCAAACAGCAGATCAAGAGCGAGGAGAAGTTCGGCGTCCAGAACGACCTCGTGAAGATGGACGCCGGCGAGACGATGTCCATCGGCGAGCGCAACGAACTGGAGTTCGTCAACGTCACCCACTCCATCATCGACGCTATCAACCCTGTTCTCCACACGCCGGAAGGCTCGGTCGTCTACGGGCTGGACAAGCGGATGGACCACTCGCCGGTCATCGGCGACCCTATCGACATGAAGCGGTTCCGCGAGATCGGCCGCGAGGGCGAGGGCGTCCTCTGTTACATTGAGGACTGTACGAACGCGGGTAAGAAGGGACGTACGCCTTCCGAATCCGTGGCGCGTCGCCACCTCAAAGACGTGATGGACAGCGTCGCCGACTACGACGGCGGTATCGTCGCGACGACGTTCTCCTCACACATCGCTCGTGTCAAGAGCCTCGTTGAGTTCGCCGACGACATCGGCCGCCAGCCGGTGCTGCTCGGTCGCTCGATGGAGAAGTACTCCGGCACCGCCGAACGACTCGACTTCGTCGACTTCCCGGAAGACCTCGGAATGTACGGCCACCGCAAGTCTGTCGACCGGACGTTCAAGCGGATCATGAACGAGGGCAAGGAGAACTTCCTCCCGATCGTCACTGGCCATCAAGGCGAGCCACGCGCGATGCTCACCCGGATGGGCCGCGGCGAGACGCCCTACGAGCTAGACGACGGCGACAAGGTCCTCTTCTCGGCTCGGGTCATTCCGGAGCCAACCAACGAGGGCCAGCGCTACCAGTCCGAGAAGCTTCTGGGCATGCAGGGCGCGCGTATCTACGACGATATCCACGTTTCGGGCCACCTCCGCGAAGAGGGCCACTACGAAATGATCGACGCGCTCCAGCCGAAGAACATCATCCCGGCTCACCAGAGCCTCGAAGGGTTCGCACCGTACGTCGACCTCGCGGAAAACATGGGCTACAAAGCCGGACGGGACCTCCACATCACCCGCAACGGCAACATGATCAAGCTCACCGAGTAA
- the idsA3 gene encoding geranylfarnesyl diphosphate synthase produces MSERHQQVEDAIVARRDRVNDALPEDLPVQKPDHLYEASRYLLDAGGKRLRPTVLLLVAESLLDVDPLTADYRDFPTLEGGQADMMSAALAIEVIQTFTLIHDDIMDDDALRRGVPAVHKEYDLSTAILAGDTLYSKAFEFLLETGAAHERTVDANKRLATTCTRICEGQSLDIEFEQRDVVTPEEYLEMVELKTAVLYGAAASIPATLLGADEQTVDALYNYGLDVGRAFQIQDDLLDLTTPSEKLGKQRGSDLVENKQTLVTLHARQQGVDVGDLVDTDSVEAVSEAEIDDAVERLREVGSIEYARQTGQDLIASGKQNLEVLPDNEARYLLEGIANYLVERDY; encoded by the coding sequence ATGTCCGAACGCCATCAGCAGGTCGAAGACGCGATTGTCGCCCGACGAGACCGGGTCAACGACGCCCTCCCAGAGGACCTTCCGGTGCAGAAGCCGGACCACCTCTACGAGGCGTCGCGATACCTGCTGGACGCGGGCGGGAAACGACTCCGCCCGACGGTCCTGCTGCTGGTCGCGGAGTCGCTGCTCGATGTCGACCCGCTGACGGCAGACTACCGTGACTTCCCGACGCTCGAAGGCGGGCAGGCCGATATGATGTCGGCCGCCCTCGCCATCGAGGTCATCCAGACGTTCACGCTCATCCACGACGACATCATGGACGACGACGCGCTCCGCCGCGGGGTGCCCGCCGTTCACAAGGAGTACGACCTCTCGACGGCGATTCTCGCCGGCGACACGCTGTACTCGAAAGCGTTCGAGTTCCTGCTCGAAACGGGCGCGGCTCACGAACGGACTGTCGACGCGAACAAGCGACTCGCAACGACGTGTACCCGCATCTGCGAGGGCCAGTCCCTCGACATCGAGTTCGAGCAACGCGATGTTGTCACGCCCGAGGAGTATCTGGAGATGGTCGAACTCAAGACGGCCGTGCTGTACGGCGCGGCTGCCTCAATTCCGGCCACGCTGCTGGGGGCCGACGAGCAGACGGTCGATGCCCTGTACAACTACGGGCTCGACGTGGGGCGTGCGTTCCAGATTCAGGACGACCTGCTGGACCTGACGACGCCCTCTGAGAAACTCGGCAAGCAGCGCGGGTCCGACCTCGTCGAGAACAAGCAGACGCTGGTGACGCTGCACGCTCGCCAGCAGGGCGTCGACGTGGGCGACCTCGTCGACACGGACTCTGTCGAGGCCGTTTCGGAAGCCGAAATCGACGACGCCGTCGAGCGTCTGCGAGAGGTAGGGTCAATCGAATACGCCCGCCAGACCGGGCAGGACCTCATTGCGAGCGGCAAGCAGAACCTCGAAGTCCTGCCGGACAACGAGGCCCGCTACCTGCTCGAAGGCATCGCGAACTACCTCGTCGAGCGCGACTACTGA
- a CDS encoding ArsA family ATPase produces the protein MTRFLLYGGKGGVGKTTVAAATGYRLATAGHETLVVSTDPAHSLADAVETEVGGDPTEIRSGLWGVEVDPQTGIDRYRSLFEVLASEFSDAGIRMDEEEIADLFTSGVMPGSDELAAIEGMATYIESDRWDRVVFDTAPTGHTLRLLDLPSVMDRGVATAMDLRDQVRRKVNTARTMMFGPMASRRDDGPDDFTEMRTRMERVGTVLRDPKQTAFRVVTIPETMAVRETERLVAKLREFDVPVTTLVVNKVIEDAGDCQRCQGKQAVQQESIAALRESLPDLDVWTIPDQSGEVTGISALDRVAESLVDVK, from the coding sequence GTGACTCGGTTCCTTCTCTACGGCGGCAAGGGCGGCGTCGGCAAGACGACCGTGGCCGCGGCGACTGGCTATCGGCTGGCGACGGCGGGCCACGAGACACTCGTTGTCTCCACCGACCCCGCGCACTCGCTGGCCGATGCCGTCGAGACCGAGGTCGGCGGCGACCCGACGGAAATCCGGTCGGGGCTGTGGGGCGTCGAGGTCGATCCACAGACGGGTATTGACCGTTACCGGTCACTGTTCGAGGTGCTGGCGTCGGAATTTTCCGATGCCGGCATCCGGATGGACGAAGAGGAAATCGCTGACCTGTTCACATCCGGCGTAATGCCCGGTAGCGACGAACTGGCAGCCATCGAGGGCATGGCGACGTACATCGAGAGCGACCGCTGGGACCGCGTGGTGTTCGACACTGCCCCGACCGGTCACACGCTCCGCCTGCTTGACCTCCCGTCGGTGATGGACCGCGGCGTTGCCACGGCGATGGACCTCCGGGACCAAGTTCGTCGGAAAGTCAACACTGCCCGGACGATGATGTTCGGCCCGATGGCGAGCCGGCGCGACGACGGCCCGGACGACTTCACCGAGATGCGCACGCGGATGGAACGGGTCGGCACAGTGCTTCGAGACCCCAAACAGACCGCGTTCCGGGTCGTCACGATTCCCGAAACGATGGCTGTCCGCGAGACGGAGCGGCTGGTCGCGAAGCTCCGCGAGTTCGACGTGCCGGTAACGACGCTGGTCGTGAACAAGGTCATCGAGGACGCCGGCGACTGTCAGCGCTGTCAGGGGAAGCAGGCGGTACAGCAAGAGTCTATTGCCGCGCTTCGGGAGTCGCTCCCCGACCTTGACGTGTGGACGATTCCCGACCAGTCCGGCGAGGTGACTGGTATTAGCGCGCTGGACAGGGTTGCGGAGTCTCTGGTGGATGTGAAGTGA
- a CDS encoding glutamate--tRNA ligase, translated as MDDELRDRITEAAETNALLNAVKHDSEAQVGAIMGPLMGENPEFREYGDEIPGVIAPVVERVNGMDAEERRERLAELAPEKLEELEAEDEGEDHPLPDLPSAEEYDTVRMRVAPNPNGPWHIGHARMAAVVGTYKQRYDGEFICRFDDTDPETKRPDLDAYDAILDAIDYLGFEPDDVVNASDRVETYYEYARKLIDKGGAYTCSCPQGEFSDLKNNGEACPHRDKDAETTRSEFEAMVDGEYDSGEMVLRVRTDITHKNPALRDFVAFRMVDTPHPREAAEQYRCWPMLDFQSGLDDHLLGVTHIIRGIDLQDSAKRQQFVYDYFDWEYPEVIHWGHVQVDEYDVPLSTSSIAELIEDGELAGWDDPRAPTVASLERRGIRGEAVVDAMIQLGTSTSNVDLAMSSIYSNNRDLIDDDSDRAFFVRDSDDHGGLVERQIVGGPDAGEPPLHPDYEERGRREIPVTSGVVVEGDDLPDHGDRIWLKGYGCVRHTRDAFEYTGDDIDAVREEGVDVIHWAPADGPALRLRTMDGDVSGVAEPGLRNYDTDDVVQFERIGFARLDKVADDSDTESVAYFTHP; from the coding sequence ATGGACGACGAGCTGCGAGACCGAATCACGGAGGCGGCGGAGACAAACGCCCTCCTCAACGCGGTCAAACACGATAGCGAGGCACAGGTCGGCGCAATAATGGGCCCGCTCATGGGCGAGAACCCGGAGTTCCGCGAGTACGGCGACGAGATACCCGGCGTTATCGCGCCGGTCGTCGAGCGGGTCAACGGGATGGACGCCGAGGAGCGCCGCGAGCGGCTGGCCGAACTCGCTCCGGAGAAACTCGAAGAGCTGGAGGCTGAGGACGAGGGCGAGGACCACCCACTGCCGGACCTGCCCAGCGCCGAGGAGTACGACACCGTCCGGATGCGCGTCGCGCCAAACCCCAACGGGCCGTGGCACATCGGCCACGCGCGGATGGCCGCTGTCGTCGGGACGTACAAACAGCGCTACGACGGGGAGTTCATCTGCCGCTTCGACGACACCGACCCCGAGACCAAGCGGCCGGATCTGGATGCCTACGACGCAATTCTGGACGCAATCGACTATCTCGGCTTCGAACCGGACGACGTGGTCAACGCCAGCGACCGCGTCGAGACCTACTACGAGTACGCTCGCAAGCTCATCGACAAGGGCGGGGCCTACACCTGCTCGTGCCCGCAGGGTGAGTTTTCGGACCTGAAGAACAACGGCGAGGCCTGTCCCCACCGGGATAAGGACGCCGAGACCACGCGCTCGGAGTTCGAGGCGATGGTCGACGGCGAGTACGACAGCGGCGAGATGGTCCTGCGGGTCCGGACCGATATTACTCACAAGAACCCCGCGCTGCGGGACTTCGTCGCCTTCCGGATGGTCGACACGCCCCATCCACGCGAGGCGGCCGAGCAGTACCGCTGCTGGCCGATGCTGGACTTCCAGAGCGGGCTTGACGACCACCTGCTGGGTGTCACCCACATTATCCGCGGTATCGACCTGCAGGACTCCGCGAAGCGCCAGCAGTTCGTCTATGACTACTTCGACTGGGAGTACCCCGAAGTCATCCACTGGGGCCACGTCCAGGTCGACGAGTACGACGTGCCGCTGTCCACGTCAAGCATCGCCGAACTCATTGAGGACGGCGAACTGGCGGGCTGGGACGATCCGCGAGCGCCGACCGTCGCCAGCCTCGAACGGCGCGGCATCCGCGGCGAGGCCGTTGTCGATGCGATGATTCAGCTGGGCACGTCCACCTCGAACGTCGACCTGGCGATGTCCTCGATCTACTCGAACAACCGTGACCTCATCGACGACGACTCGGACCGGGCGTTCTTCGTCCGGGACAGCGACGACCACGGTGGCCTCGTTGAGCGCCAGATCGTCGGCGGGCCGGACGCCGGCGAACCGCCGCTGCACCCGGACTACGAGGAGCGTGGCCGCCGCGAGATTCCGGTGACCAGCGGTGTCGTCGTCGAGGGTGACGACCTGCCAGACCACGGCGATCGTATCTGGCTCAAGGGCTACGGCTGCGTGCGACACACTCGCGACGCCTTCGAGTACACCGGCGACGATATCGACGCCGTCCGTGAGGAGGGCGTCGACGTGATTCACTGGGCACCGGCTGACGGCCCAGCGCTCCGCCTCCGGACGATGGACGGCGACGTATCAGGCGTGGCCGAACCGGGACTGCGCAACTACGACACTGACGACGTGGTGCAGTTCGAACGCATTGGCTTCGCTCGCCTCGACAAGGTTGCGGACGACTCGGATACGGAGTCCGTCGCGTACTTTACCCATCCCTGA